A stretch of Triticum aestivum cultivar Chinese Spring chromosome 1D, IWGSC CS RefSeq v2.1, whole genome shotgun sequence DNA encodes these proteins:
- the LOC123181908 gene encoding uncharacterized protein, with protein MRRRTSGSTLLLHLPTNAPGPSCCSPPPRICINKTWQPLQSTSFNSSRSTPPRSHKLAAKSPRSIEPEMALDAAAAGHLDRSHQPMSAQRGLVAAPLMGIGHYLQLQVASTCSCRERRLAAGGGVDLKLATHATMTYCHNGPPPTAGAAAPRPFNYATSGRSTMPPAIVDSICFLPLYAASSMSYSPLLCLEERRELVQLWLLLCCVMPLNNAMQSSGENLQVTTPVVAISARADPAPVENSSTQKAQVVD; from the exons ATGCGGCGTCGGACTAGCGGATCCACGCTGCTCCTCCACCTCCCGACCAATGCCCCCGGCCCGTCCTGCTGCTCACCTCCTCCTCGCATATGCATCAACAAAACATGGCAGCCGCTGCAGTCCACATCGTTCAACAGTAGCAGGTCAACTCCTCCAAGGTCACACAAGCTCGCCGCCAAAAGCCCACGGTCTATTGAGCCAGAGATGGCACTGGACGCTGCCGCGGCCGGTCATCTGGATCGGAGCCACCAACCCATGTCCGCACAGAGGGGGCTGGTAGCAGCCCCGTTGATGGGGATTGGGCACTATCTGCAGCTACAAGTGGCATCGACCTGCAGCTGCAGGGAGCGTCGACTTGCAGCTGGAGGAGGTGTCGACCTAAAGCTCGCCACCCACGCCACTATGACCTACTGCCACAACGGTCCACCACCTACAGCCGGCGCCGCAGCGCCTCGGCCGTTCAACTATGCCACCTCAGGCCGTTCAACTATGCCCCCCGCCATCGTCGACTCCATTTGCTTCCTTCCGCTGTACGCGGCCAGCTCCATGAGCTACTCGCCTCTACTCTGTTTAGAAGAGCGTCGTGAGCTCGTCCAACTATGGCTGCTTCTCTGCTG TGTCATGCCGTTAAATAATGCCATGCAATCATCAGGTGAAAACCTGCAGGTGACAACTCCTGTTGTGGCCATTTCTGCTCGGGCAGATCCCGCTCCTGTTGAGAATAGCAGCACACAAAAGGCTCAAGTTGTCGATTAG